One segment of Echeneis naucrates chromosome 15, fEcheNa1.1, whole genome shotgun sequence DNA contains the following:
- the washc2c gene encoding WASH complex subunit 2 isoform X1 has protein sequence MSGLPEGMPNGPSRVEQLEKDAQIWERPWTLEELRQNSANWSLAADSGLFLLLQDFSQRMLSKTHEIEKQLDSLIRDTKATDSCLHSVFNDFLMLSNTQFIENRVYDEEVEDSITKVDALEKQPEQEKTREQKEAELIPKMQEAVNYGLRVLESAFEHLDIKAGNSDSEDEEVTDRVEAILEPKDLYVDRPLPYLIGSQAFMEQDDVGLGDLSSDEMSVDSDRDSVIESEDGKDEVHSDEDFNQDDDEDHRNIKTKSSLLSYDEEDDDEEDEDSDIFGESDKDDDDDDPKNTGPSSFADELAARIKGEPVKKPEGDRASLTSKKKSKSRKEPKPSKSQATEDESDDMFKPPKMDDDEFSPFGGKGGLFSGGKGLFDDDDEGDLFSEAPKPSDEKKVVNDSMKSAAQTAESGKKIPSGAVSVFPDNSLFSSGNDSDSVGSKDNGTPVPKPASKPVAVGGLFDDEEEEDDDFFGSKSLRKSDSTAKEKPKPKKPIDLFDEDDEEGDIFSNKYSTPTPVQSKKDVVEEQAKPPEKKMPAGAISMFGPGTKSLLSEGLKKRHPSTSEESDKSDENGPTPEQKTAVKQTQEPQTRGLFSDDEDTQVFQTIPKSQSKPELTSQIKASKTPLSLFDDEEEEDLFASATKSKLKPNQTKASMPQPNKTGSSSLFSDDEDQWLGSKSSPSLSETNTGGMKPSASAPSSFPDAKTSQKSSLFDEEEDDDLFAPTKDSSQKKPQRVALLFEDEDNDDEDKGSLFGIKPTVNTTTSVPTPQISAIASQLSSQLQKSEEVSPSKMPEEDKPSQQEKAAKNPEPLPPSGLPENGESKKKPIGAVSLFGGIDVLGSRQTKNPLNEDDNDDSFLSKESPTPKVKKEDKKEEKAKTKTVSLFEDEEVDHLDWNDPIIPPRKPTSRDTLKPTEERPQARSTGVFQDEELLFSQTQQKDNDPDVDLFATSGKAASSKLSSVKPAAQSLFVDDDEDDLFSSIKPKAPAPKVAEKPSKPTDRPLPASPETVSEIHKPAPSPVKPKESSSRIEKLQANLMINPAKLLPGAAPSMPGAISVLPGMGPSPSSGSPSSSMSPSPATTPLGGHTYNEGGVSFDTPVQVTTLQSANKGRAKGSAQRRPQSRAARQQAAQRSVDKKEESLKDVPGPNPSLSGLVKSNQMPASLPLPKSAVPTTMQASLPSQPSLSEISPRPSVLTLPVSTNIEKKDSSKDSLGTKVLPSSDEDDLFGSDSLFEATVVTTTPSTVQNNKTAEPRASSGVALKKDKSTFPSIFNDSTDDLFQKVKPRASSKKAKASSFLEEEEEEEDDDDEDIFGVSNSSTPSSTSSKEIKNSSSFSKQDIFQDEVATVPKVHKKHKEKIFDASLFDDDIDIFADLTDTFKPKQKAKTKGETKSIFDDDMDDIFSQSTVKPVAKASHKSKKASPSQETSTTADSSHIFDDPLNALGGN, from the exons ATGAGTGGTTTGCCTGAGGGAATGCCAAATGGCCCAAGCCGCGTTGAACAATTGGAGAAAGATGCACAGATCTGGGAGAGACCGTGGACTCTTGAGGAATTACGACAGAACAGTGCCAATTGGTCTTTGGCAGCTGACTCTGGG ctcttcctgctcctccaaGACTTCTCCCAGAGGATGCTATCAAAGACGCACGAAATTGAAAAACAGTTAGACAGTCTGATCCGTGACACCAAGGCCACAGACAGCTGCTTGCATTCTGTCTTTAATGACTTTCTCATGCTCTCCAATACACAGTTTatagaaaat AGAGTTTATGACGAAGAAGTGGAAGACTCTATAACAAAAGTTGATGCTTTGGAAAAACAGCCTGAGCAG GAGAAGACTCGAGAGCAGAAAGAGGCAGAATTGATCCCTAAAATGCAGGAAGCCGTGAACTATGGTCTGAGAGTACTGGAGTCAGCCTTTGAGCATCTGGACATCAAAGCAGGGAACTCTGATTCGGAGGACGAGGAGGTCACTGACAGAGTGGAAGCCATTCTAGAGCCAAAG GATCTTTATGTTGACAGGCCACTTCCATATCTGATTGGTTCCCAGGCCTTCATGGAGCAAGATGATGTTGGACTTGGCGACCTTTCAAGTGATG AAATGTCAGTCGATAGTGACAGAGACAGTGTGATTGAAAGCGAAGATGGCAAAGATGAAGTT CATTCTGATGAAGATTTTAATCAGGATGACGATGAAGATCATCGTAATATAAAAACG AAGTCATCCCTGTTGAGTtatgatgaggaggatgacgatgaggaagatgaggattCTGACATATTCGGAGAATCAGAcaaggatgatgatgatgacgacccAAAG AACACAGGCCCATCATCCTTTGCTGATGAGCTGGCAGCCAGAATCAAAGGTGAACCAGTGAAAAAACCAGAGGGGGATCGTGCGT CATTGACATctaagaagaaaagtaaaagcagaaaagaacCAAAGCCTTCAAAGTCACAGG CAACTGAGGATGAGAGTGATGACATGTTTAAGCCACCTAAGATGGACGATGATGAATTCTCCCCATTTGGAGGGAAAGGTGGCCTCTTCAGTGGAGGGAAAGGCCTTTttgatgatgacgatgag GGTGATCTTTTCTCTGAGGCACCAAAACCCTCTGATGAGAAAAAAGTTGTGAATGACAGCATGAAAAGTGCAGCTCAAACTGCAG AATCTGGAAAGAAGATACCATCAGGTGCTGTTTCAGTATTCCCAG ATAACAGCCTGTTCAGTTCAGGGAATGACTCAGATTCAGTGGGGAGCAAGGACAATGGAACTCCAGTTCCCAAACCTGCTTCCAAACCAGTTGCTGTTGGTGGACTGtttgatgatgaggaggaggaggacgatgacTTCTTTGGTAGTAAAAGTTTGAGAAAATCTGATTCTA CTGCAAAGGAGAAACCAAAGCCCAAGAAGCCTATTGACCTGTTTGACGAGGACGATGAGGAGGGTGACATATTCAGTAATAAGTACAGTACACCAACTCCAGTTCAGAGCAAGAAGGACGTGGTGGAAGAGCAGGCTAAACCACCTGAGAAGAAG ATGCCAGCTGGTGCCATCTCCATGTTTGGTCCTGGGACTAAAAGCTTGCTCAGTGAGGGCCTGAAAAAACGTCATCCGTCTACCAGTGAGGAGTCTGACAAGTCTGACGAG AATGGGCCAACTCCAGAACAGAAAACTGCTGTCAAGCAGACTCAGGAACCCCAGACCAGGGGCCTCTTTTCCGATGATGAAGATACACAA GTATTTCAAACCATTCCTAAGAGTCAGTCCAAACCTGAACTTACGAGCCAGATCAAAGCCAGCAAAACACCTTTGTCATTATtcgatgatgaggaagaggag GATCTGTTTGCATCTGCAACTAAATCCAAACTAAAACCTAATCAAACTAAAGCCTCTATGCCACAGCCAAATAAGACTGGGTCCAGTTCCCTGTTCAGTGATGATGAG GACCAGTGGTTAGGTTCCAAAAGTAGCCCATCATTGTCAGAGACCAACACAGGAGGGATGAAGCCCAGTGCCAGTGCCCCCTCCAGTTTCCCAGATGCAAAAACATCTCAAAAGAGCAGCCTGtttgatgaggaggaggatgatgatcTGTTTGCTCCAACAAAAGACTCAAG CCAAAAGAAGCCTCAGAGAGTGGCACTCTTGTTTGAAGATGAAGACAATGACGATGAAGACAAAGGATCCCTCTTTGGCATCAAACCTACTGTCAACACCACCACATCAGTCCCAACCCCTCAA ATATCTGCTATAGCCTCTCAGTTGTCCTCCCAGTTACAGAAATCAGAAGAGGTTTCACCATCTAAGATGCCAGAAGAGGACAAACCTTCACAGCAGGAGAAGGCTGCAAAGAACCCTGAACCACTGCCACCATCAGGATTGCCAGAGAATGGTGAAAGTAAAAAGAAGCCTATTGGGGCTGTCAGTCTCTTTGGAGGCATAGATGTTCTTGGCAGCAGGCAGACAAAGAACCCATTAAATGAAGATGACAATGATGACAGCTTCCTCTCAAAGGAAAGCCCAACACCAAAGGTTAAGAAGGAGGAcaagaaggaagagaaagctaaaacaaaaactgtcagtCTGTTTGAAGACGAGGAGGTAGATCATTTGGATTGGAATGATCCCATTATCCCACCCCGTAAACCCACAAGCAGAGACACACTAAAG ccCACAGAGGAGAGACCACAGGCCAGGAGCACAGGTGTGTTTCAGGATGAGGAGCTGCTGTTCAGTCAGACACAGCAGAAGGACAATGACCCAGACGTGGACCTTTTTGCCACTTCAGGGAAAGCTGCA AGCTCCAAGCTCAGCTCAGTGAAGCCAGCAGCTCAAAGTCTGTTtgtagatgatgatgaggatgacctcttcagctccatcaaGCCAAAAGCTCCTGCTCCG AAAGTAGCAGAGAAACCCAGTAAACCCACTGACAGACCGCTGCCAGCAAGTCCAGAAACTGTGTCAGAGATTCAT AAACCTGCACCAAGCCCTGTAAAACCCAAAGAGTCCTCATCGAGGATTGAGAAActtcaa GCCAATTTGATGATCAACCCTGCTAAGTTGCTCCCTGGTGCTGCCCCTAGTATGCCAGGGGCCATAAGTGTACTCCCTGGCATGGGTCCTAGTCCCTCCTCTGGGTCGCCCAGCTCCAGCATGAGCCCAAGCCCTGCCACAACTCCTCTAGGAGGCCACACATACAATGAGGGAGGAGTGAGCTTTGACACACCAGTTCAAGTCACAACACTGCAGAGTGCAAATAAG GGTCGTGCCAAAGGTTCAGCACAACGGAGACCCCAGTCCAGAGCTGCAAGGCAACAAGCTGCCCAAAGATCTGTGGATAAGAAAGAGGAAAGCCTTAAAGATGTCCCTGGGCCAAACCCCAGTCTGTCTGGTTTGGTCAAATCCAACCAGATGCCCGCCAGTTTGCCACTACCTAAATCTGCTGTTCCCACAACCATGCAGGCCTCCTTGCCTTCTCAACCTTCACTCTCTGAAATCTCTCCCAGACCTTCTGTGCTGACGTTGCCAGTGTCTACAAACATTGAAAAGAAAGACTCTAGTAAGGACAGTCTTGGCACCAAGGTGCTGCCATCTTCTGATGAGGATGATCTTTTTGGCTCTGACAGTCTATTTGAAGCCACAGTAGTCACTACCACACCCTCTACCGTACAAAATAACAAGACCGCAGAACCTCGGGCCAGCAGTGGAGTGGCactgaagaaagacaaaagcacaTTCCCATCAATTTTTAATGATAGCACTGATGACCTTTTCCAGAAGGTCAAACCAAGGGCAAGCAGTAAGAAAGCCAAGGCCTCATCGtttttggaggaggaggaggaggaggaggatgatgatgatgaggatatTTTTGGAGTAAGCAACAGTTCTACTCCGTCTTCAACAAGTAGTAAAGAAATCAAGAACAGCAGTAGTTTTTCAAAGCAGGACATCTTTCAG GATGAAGTAGCCACTGTGCCTAAAGTTCATAAGAAGCACAAAGAGAAGATCTTTGATGCCAGCTTGTTTGATGATGACATAGACATTTTTGCTGACCTGACAGACACATTCAAACCAAAACAGAAGGCCAAAACAAAGGGAGAAACCAAGTCAATATTCGATGATGACATGG ATGACATCTTCTCACAAAGCACAGTAAAGCCAGTGGCAAAGGCTTCCCATAAATCAAAAAAGGCATCACCGTCGCAGGAAACCAGTACAACAGCAGATTCAAGCCACATATTTGATGATCCACTTAATGCTCTTGGTGGGAATTGA
- the washc2c gene encoding WASH complex subunit 2 isoform X2: protein MSGLPEGMPNGPSRVEQLEKDAQIWERPWTLEELRQNSANWSLAADSGLFLLLQDFSQRMLSKTHEIEKQLDSLIRDTKATDSCLHSVFNDFLMLSNTQFIENRVYDEEVEDSITKVDALEKQPEQEKTREQKEAELIPKMQEAVNYGLRVLESAFEHLDIKAGNSDSEDEEVTDRVEAILEPKDLYVDRPLPYLIGSQAFMEQDDVGLGDLSSDEMSVDSDRDSVIESEDGKDEVHSDEDFNQDDDEDHRNIKTKSSLLSYDEEDDDEEDEDSDIFGESDKDDDDDDPKNTGPSSFADELAARIKGEPVKKPEGDRASLTSKKKSKSRKEPKPSKSQATEDESDDMFKPPKMDDDEFSPFGGKGGLFSGGKGLFDDDDEGDLFSEAPKPSDEKKVVNDSMKSAAQTAESGKKIPSGAVSVFPDNSLFSSGNDSDSVGSKDNGTPVPKPASKPVAVGGLFDDEEEEDDDFFGSKSLRKSDSTAKEKPKPKKPIDLFDEDDEEGDIFSNKYSTPTPVQSKKDVVEEQAKPPEKKMPAGAISMFGPGTKSLLSEGLKKRHPSTSEESDKSDENGPTPEQKTAVKQTQEPQTRGLFSDDEDTQVFQTIPKSQSKPELTSQIKASKTPLSLFDDEEEEDLFASATKSKLKPNQTKASMPQPNKTGSSSLFSDDEDQWLGSKSSPSLSETNTGGMKPSASAPSSFPDAKTSQKSSLFDEEEDDDLFAPTKDSSQKKPQRVALLFEDEDNDDEDKGSLFGIKPTVNTTTSVPTPQISAIASQLSSQLQKSEEVSPSKMPEEDKPSQQEKAAKNPEPLPPSGLPENGESKKKPIGAVSLFGGIDVLGSRQTKNPLNEDDNDDSFLSKESPTPKVKKEDKKEEKAKTKTVSLFEDEEVDHLDWNDPIIPPRKPTSRDTLKPTEERPQARSTGVFQDEELLFSQTQQKDNDPDVDLFATSGKAASSKLSSVKPAAQSLFVDDDEDDLFSSIKPKAPAPKVAEKPSKPTDRPLPASPETVSEIHANLMINPAKLLPGAAPSMPGAISVLPGMGPSPSSGSPSSSMSPSPATTPLGGHTYNEGGVSFDTPVQVTTLQSANKGRAKGSAQRRPQSRAARQQAAQRSVDKKEESLKDVPGPNPSLSGLVKSNQMPASLPLPKSAVPTTMQASLPSQPSLSEISPRPSVLTLPVSTNIEKKDSSKDSLGTKVLPSSDEDDLFGSDSLFEATVVTTTPSTVQNNKTAEPRASSGVALKKDKSTFPSIFNDSTDDLFQKVKPRASSKKAKASSFLEEEEEEEDDDDEDIFGVSNSSTPSSTSSKEIKNSSSFSKQDIFQDEVATVPKVHKKHKEKIFDASLFDDDIDIFADLTDTFKPKQKAKTKGETKSIFDDDMDDIFSQSTVKPVAKASHKSKKASPSQETSTTADSSHIFDDPLNALGGN from the exons ATGAGTGGTTTGCCTGAGGGAATGCCAAATGGCCCAAGCCGCGTTGAACAATTGGAGAAAGATGCACAGATCTGGGAGAGACCGTGGACTCTTGAGGAATTACGACAGAACAGTGCCAATTGGTCTTTGGCAGCTGACTCTGGG ctcttcctgctcctccaaGACTTCTCCCAGAGGATGCTATCAAAGACGCACGAAATTGAAAAACAGTTAGACAGTCTGATCCGTGACACCAAGGCCACAGACAGCTGCTTGCATTCTGTCTTTAATGACTTTCTCATGCTCTCCAATACACAGTTTatagaaaat AGAGTTTATGACGAAGAAGTGGAAGACTCTATAACAAAAGTTGATGCTTTGGAAAAACAGCCTGAGCAG GAGAAGACTCGAGAGCAGAAAGAGGCAGAATTGATCCCTAAAATGCAGGAAGCCGTGAACTATGGTCTGAGAGTACTGGAGTCAGCCTTTGAGCATCTGGACATCAAAGCAGGGAACTCTGATTCGGAGGACGAGGAGGTCACTGACAGAGTGGAAGCCATTCTAGAGCCAAAG GATCTTTATGTTGACAGGCCACTTCCATATCTGATTGGTTCCCAGGCCTTCATGGAGCAAGATGATGTTGGACTTGGCGACCTTTCAAGTGATG AAATGTCAGTCGATAGTGACAGAGACAGTGTGATTGAAAGCGAAGATGGCAAAGATGAAGTT CATTCTGATGAAGATTTTAATCAGGATGACGATGAAGATCATCGTAATATAAAAACG AAGTCATCCCTGTTGAGTtatgatgaggaggatgacgatgaggaagatgaggattCTGACATATTCGGAGAATCAGAcaaggatgatgatgatgacgacccAAAG AACACAGGCCCATCATCCTTTGCTGATGAGCTGGCAGCCAGAATCAAAGGTGAACCAGTGAAAAAACCAGAGGGGGATCGTGCGT CATTGACATctaagaagaaaagtaaaagcagaaaagaacCAAAGCCTTCAAAGTCACAGG CAACTGAGGATGAGAGTGATGACATGTTTAAGCCACCTAAGATGGACGATGATGAATTCTCCCCATTTGGAGGGAAAGGTGGCCTCTTCAGTGGAGGGAAAGGCCTTTttgatgatgacgatgag GGTGATCTTTTCTCTGAGGCACCAAAACCCTCTGATGAGAAAAAAGTTGTGAATGACAGCATGAAAAGTGCAGCTCAAACTGCAG AATCTGGAAAGAAGATACCATCAGGTGCTGTTTCAGTATTCCCAG ATAACAGCCTGTTCAGTTCAGGGAATGACTCAGATTCAGTGGGGAGCAAGGACAATGGAACTCCAGTTCCCAAACCTGCTTCCAAACCAGTTGCTGTTGGTGGACTGtttgatgatgaggaggaggaggacgatgacTTCTTTGGTAGTAAAAGTTTGAGAAAATCTGATTCTA CTGCAAAGGAGAAACCAAAGCCCAAGAAGCCTATTGACCTGTTTGACGAGGACGATGAGGAGGGTGACATATTCAGTAATAAGTACAGTACACCAACTCCAGTTCAGAGCAAGAAGGACGTGGTGGAAGAGCAGGCTAAACCACCTGAGAAGAAG ATGCCAGCTGGTGCCATCTCCATGTTTGGTCCTGGGACTAAAAGCTTGCTCAGTGAGGGCCTGAAAAAACGTCATCCGTCTACCAGTGAGGAGTCTGACAAGTCTGACGAG AATGGGCCAACTCCAGAACAGAAAACTGCTGTCAAGCAGACTCAGGAACCCCAGACCAGGGGCCTCTTTTCCGATGATGAAGATACACAA GTATTTCAAACCATTCCTAAGAGTCAGTCCAAACCTGAACTTACGAGCCAGATCAAAGCCAGCAAAACACCTTTGTCATTATtcgatgatgaggaagaggag GATCTGTTTGCATCTGCAACTAAATCCAAACTAAAACCTAATCAAACTAAAGCCTCTATGCCACAGCCAAATAAGACTGGGTCCAGTTCCCTGTTCAGTGATGATGAG GACCAGTGGTTAGGTTCCAAAAGTAGCCCATCATTGTCAGAGACCAACACAGGAGGGATGAAGCCCAGTGCCAGTGCCCCCTCCAGTTTCCCAGATGCAAAAACATCTCAAAAGAGCAGCCTGtttgatgaggaggaggatgatgatcTGTTTGCTCCAACAAAAGACTCAAG CCAAAAGAAGCCTCAGAGAGTGGCACTCTTGTTTGAAGATGAAGACAATGACGATGAAGACAAAGGATCCCTCTTTGGCATCAAACCTACTGTCAACACCACCACATCAGTCCCAACCCCTCAA ATATCTGCTATAGCCTCTCAGTTGTCCTCCCAGTTACAGAAATCAGAAGAGGTTTCACCATCTAAGATGCCAGAAGAGGACAAACCTTCACAGCAGGAGAAGGCTGCAAAGAACCCTGAACCACTGCCACCATCAGGATTGCCAGAGAATGGTGAAAGTAAAAAGAAGCCTATTGGGGCTGTCAGTCTCTTTGGAGGCATAGATGTTCTTGGCAGCAGGCAGACAAAGAACCCATTAAATGAAGATGACAATGATGACAGCTTCCTCTCAAAGGAAAGCCCAACACCAAAGGTTAAGAAGGAGGAcaagaaggaagagaaagctaaaacaaaaactgtcagtCTGTTTGAAGACGAGGAGGTAGATCATTTGGATTGGAATGATCCCATTATCCCACCCCGTAAACCCACAAGCAGAGACACACTAAAG ccCACAGAGGAGAGACCACAGGCCAGGAGCACAGGTGTGTTTCAGGATGAGGAGCTGCTGTTCAGTCAGACACAGCAGAAGGACAATGACCCAGACGTGGACCTTTTTGCCACTTCAGGGAAAGCTGCA AGCTCCAAGCTCAGCTCAGTGAAGCCAGCAGCTCAAAGTCTGTTtgtagatgatgatgaggatgacctcttcagctccatcaaGCCAAAAGCTCCTGCTCCG AAAGTAGCAGAGAAACCCAGTAAACCCACTGACAGACCGCTGCCAGCAAGTCCAGAAACTGTGTCAGAGATTCAT GCCAATTTGATGATCAACCCTGCTAAGTTGCTCCCTGGTGCTGCCCCTAGTATGCCAGGGGCCATAAGTGTACTCCCTGGCATGGGTCCTAGTCCCTCCTCTGGGTCGCCCAGCTCCAGCATGAGCCCAAGCCCTGCCACAACTCCTCTAGGAGGCCACACATACAATGAGGGAGGAGTGAGCTTTGACACACCAGTTCAAGTCACAACACTGCAGAGTGCAAATAAG GGTCGTGCCAAAGGTTCAGCACAACGGAGACCCCAGTCCAGAGCTGCAAGGCAACAAGCTGCCCAAAGATCTGTGGATAAGAAAGAGGAAAGCCTTAAAGATGTCCCTGGGCCAAACCCCAGTCTGTCTGGTTTGGTCAAATCCAACCAGATGCCCGCCAGTTTGCCACTACCTAAATCTGCTGTTCCCACAACCATGCAGGCCTCCTTGCCTTCTCAACCTTCACTCTCTGAAATCTCTCCCAGACCTTCTGTGCTGACGTTGCCAGTGTCTACAAACATTGAAAAGAAAGACTCTAGTAAGGACAGTCTTGGCACCAAGGTGCTGCCATCTTCTGATGAGGATGATCTTTTTGGCTCTGACAGTCTATTTGAAGCCACAGTAGTCACTACCACACCCTCTACCGTACAAAATAACAAGACCGCAGAACCTCGGGCCAGCAGTGGAGTGGCactgaagaaagacaaaagcacaTTCCCATCAATTTTTAATGATAGCACTGATGACCTTTTCCAGAAGGTCAAACCAAGGGCAAGCAGTAAGAAAGCCAAGGCCTCATCGtttttggaggaggaggaggaggaggaggatgatgatgatgaggatatTTTTGGAGTAAGCAACAGTTCTACTCCGTCTTCAACAAGTAGTAAAGAAATCAAGAACAGCAGTAGTTTTTCAAAGCAGGACATCTTTCAG GATGAAGTAGCCACTGTGCCTAAAGTTCATAAGAAGCACAAAGAGAAGATCTTTGATGCCAGCTTGTTTGATGATGACATAGACATTTTTGCTGACCTGACAGACACATTCAAACCAAAACAGAAGGCCAAAACAAAGGGAGAAACCAAGTCAATATTCGATGATGACATGG ATGACATCTTCTCACAAAGCACAGTAAAGCCAGTGGCAAAGGCTTCCCATAAATCAAAAAAGGCATCACCGTCGCAGGAAACCAGTACAACAGCAGATTCAAGCCACATATTTGATGATCCACTTAATGCTCTTGGTGGGAATTGA